The Pristiophorus japonicus isolate sPriJap1 chromosome 13, sPriJap1.hap1, whole genome shotgun sequence genome contains the following window.
TATCTCAGACAGGGGGAGGGGGTTCCTGTATTTCAGACGGGGGGGGGGGTCTGTATCtcagacagggggagggggggttctgTATCTCAGACAggggggtgtgtgtctgtatctcagacagggggaggggggggatgtctGTATCTCAGACAGGGAGGGGGTTCCTGTATctcagacggggggggggggggggttcctgtatCTCAGGCAGGGGGGGTCTGTATCTCagacagggggaggggtggtggttgCCTATCATTAAGACAAAGGCCAGGAGCGGTGCGTCTGGCTGCGCTGCGGGAGAcaggagctgtgtgtgttgtgtgttgtggctGGGACTGGGCGCAGTGTTGCTCAGCTCAGACTTTCCGCTGGAGCCCAGGACCAGGGCAGGGTTCGGATGCCCCGAGCTCCGCGGGGCGCAATGGAGGAGAAGCACCGGCGCATCTTGCGGAGGTTGCGCCTGGAGCTGGCGGGCGGGCTGCGGGCGGAGCGGGTGGTGCAGTACCTGTACCAGGAGCGGGTGGTCAGCCTGAgcttcgtggagcaggtggaggccgAGCCGGTCAGTGCCCGCCAGACCCTGCAGCTGCTCGACCACCTGCCCAGCCGCGGAGCCCGCGCCTTCGCCGCCTTCGCCCACTCTCTGCGGGAGGAATTCCCCTGGCTGCACCGGCGGCTGGAGGAGGAAGAGCGGGCGGAGGCGGAGGGGCAGGAGCAGGATCCTGcaggtcagtgtcagtgtccgagctcCCCGGACCCCCAGACCCACCCCTcccaaaccccaaacccacccccagccAGTGCCAGAGCCCACCCGGACCCCCAGACCCCTCCTAAACCCCAGATCCCCAGACCCACCCTCCAGCCAATGCTAGAGCCCACCCGGACCTCCAGACCCCTCCTAAACCCCAGAttcccagaacccccccccccccccagacccagatccccagacccccccccccgcaatcagtgCCAGAGTCCACCCAGAACCCCAGAACCCCAGAACCCCAGACCCTCAGACCCCCAAACCCACCAGTTAGTGCCAGAGCCCACCCGGACCCCCAGACTCCCAAATCCCTCCAAACCCCCAACCTCACCTCCAGTCAGTGTCCGAGCCCCCCAGACTCCCAgacaccttccccctccccaacccacccccagTCAGTGTCTGAGCCCACCCGGACCCCCAGACCaacccccaacctcacccccagTCAGTGTCCAAGCCCACCCCCGGTCTCCCAAAACCcaccccaactcaacccaacctcacccccccaACTCAATctcagcacccccccaccccccggaccccaAGCCCGACCCTCCCAAATCCCAACCTCACCCCCAGCCAGGACCCACACCCGGACCCCAACCCCTCCAATCTCACCTTCAATGCCCCCATCCCCAAACCTCAACCCCACCCAACCCAACCTTGCCCTCACACTCCTAATCCCCACCATCCAGACCCCAACCCCCACCAAACCCCCCTCCCTggacccccacccccaaaccccaacccaaCCTCACCCCGTGTTCCCAACCCCCAAACCTCAATGCTCCACCctgaccccaacccaacccccctccccatctcaacTTCACCCCACGGACCCCGAACTACTACCCCCCCGATCTCCACTTCACCACACAGACCCCAACCACTACCCTCTCCAGACCACAACCTcaactctttcccccccaccccccagactccAACCTCTACCCATAGCATCtgacccccacccccttcccccgacccccctGCAGTCAGTGGAACTGGATACCAGGCGCTGTGTATCAGGGGTGGTTGAACCGATACTGCCCGCTTTGCGCTACTGCCCGCGACGAATTTTTACCCCTGTGTATCCGTAAACATCAGCTCATCCCATACTCCGCTTCCCGTCTCCTATCCACGTCCACTCACTCTTCACCCCGGTACTTGCTACCTTATCTCCCAGACCCCCAACacttcaatttaaaattctcctcctcctgTTTAATTCCCCTCATGATttagcccttccctatctctgtagcctcttgCAACCCTCCGACCCTTTGCTCCCCACAAACTCTCCATTGCTCTGACTTCAGCACctccctccctttgccccaccattggcggccgtaccttcagccgcctgggccctaagctctgaaattcctttgCTAAAGACCtcaccctctccacctccctctcctacaccaagctgttggtcatctcTCCTTCTCTGGCTCGAGGTCTGTTATTTTGATTACCTCCTGGAATGGCTTTAGGGCGTTTTGTtctacgttaatggcgctatataaatgcaaggtgcgtGCTTGATAACTTTTGTTCTCAAAACTTTTGGCTGATGACGAGGAAGCCCATCTTGCTGGTTTGGCTTGGATGAGGCAATTTGACAAAATGTGGGAGAAGATAACATCGTTGCTGCTTGCTTGTTAGTGGTTTTCTGAGCGCACTGGGCCACCTGCTAAAAATAtgtgaacatacgaacataagaattaggagcaggagtcggccattcggccccccgagcctgctctgccattcaataagatcatggctgatcatcgacctcaactccactttcctgcactatctccatatcccttgattcccttaatatccaaatacctatcgatttctgtcttgaatatactcaaagactgaggctccacagccctctggggtagagcattccaaagattcaccaccctctgagtgaagaagtttctcctcatctcagtcccaaatggccaaccccttattctgagactgtgaccctggttctagactccccagccagaggaaacatcctccctgcatctaccctgtcaagccctgtgctATATAATCAAGTGATGAAACTCGAGCATTACTTCAGATTTCCCCAGCCTTtgccagaaaagaaagacttggatttatatagtgcctttcatgtactCAGTATCTCCCAATGTATTTTTATAATCAATGAAGTAATTTTGCAGTGTAGTCAGTGTTATAATGTAGaaattgcggcagccaatttgcgcacagcaaactcccacaaacagcaatgtgatagataatctgttttaattatgttggttgagggttaaaaatTGCCCACAAcaattgggagaactcccctgctcttctttgaaatagtgcctgttacgtccacctgagagagcagacggtgcctcggtttaacatctcgtccgaaagacggcacctctgacagtgctgttcATCTCCCACATCTTCCGGTTTTGATGAAAGGCtaccgacttgaaacgttaactctgaatctctctccacagatgcgcctgacctgctgaatgtttctggaattttctatttttatttcagatttatagcaTGGGCAGTATTTTGCGTTTTGCTATTCTGAACTTATGTCGtgccttcaaccccccccccccagctcaggAAACGATGGTGTCGCTTCAGCACAATGAACATTTGGTTTCCTGCTGGTCGCATGTGTCTTGTGCCCTGTTCAATCCCAAGCTGGGTTTCTAATCCTGTGACCTCTTCTTCACAAACAttgtcttccacctccacaacatcgcccgtctccaccctaccTCAGCACGTCTGCTACTGGAACCATCATCCAAGCCTTCGTTAGCTCCAGACTCAATGTCTCCAATGTTCTTCTGGCCGGCCCACATCCTCCATCCTCCATACACTTCAGCTCACTCACAACTCTGCTGCCGGCATTCAATCCCACCCATCCTGGTCCCATCCCCCCATCCTGGTCCCGTTCCCCCACCCTGGTCCCACCCACCCATCTTGGTTCCATCCTGACCTACATTAGTGCCCGGTTTCTCAAACCTCAAATAATTTTTTTtaccagaagcaaaatactgcggatgctggaaactgaaataaaaagagaaaacgctggaaatactcagcgggtcaggcagcatctgtggggagagaaacagagttaacgtttcaggtcgatgatccttcatcagaactggatgatGTTCGAGATGAACAGCTTTTAGGAAAGTAAAGAGCCAGGAAAATGGTCGGGGTTGAGGGGAGCGGAGGTGGGAGgtgggcgaggggtgggggggtgggttgggcGGTGTAGGAGGGGGAGGTGTGGAAGGAAAGAACTAAAGGTAAACAGATAACAATGAAGGTGAACAgggtaaaagagacaaatggaacTCCTGTGGGAgaggagtgtaacgtagccaagtttgctgacgatacaaagatggaaaagcaatgtgtgaggaggacacaaaaaatctgcaaaaggacagacaggctaagtgagtgggcaaaaatttggcagatggagtataatgttggaaagtgtgaggtcatgcagtttggcagaaaaaaattaaagagcaagttattatttaaatggagaaagattgcaaagtgccgcagtacagcgggacctgggggtacttgtgcatggaacacaaaaggatagtatgcagttacagcaagtgatcaggaaggccaatggtatcttggcctttattgcaatggggatggagtataaaagctgggaagtcttgctacagatatacaaggtattggtgaggccacacctggaatactgcgtgcagttttgctttccatatttacaaaaggatatacttgctttggagacagttcagagaaggttcactaggttgattccgtggatgaggaggttgacttataaggaaagcttgagtaggttgggcctctactcattggaattcagaataatgagagatgatcttatcgaaacattaagattatgagggggcttgacagggtgaatgcagtgaggatgttttcactgatgggggagactagaactagagggcatgatcttagaataaggggctgcccatttaaaactgagatgaggaggaatttcttctctcagagggttgtgaatctgtggaattggctgcttcagagagctgtggaagctgggacattaaataaatttaacaccgaaatagacagtttcttaaacgtaaggggataaggggttatggggagagggcagggaattggagctgagtccatgatcggatcagccatgatcttattgaatggcagagcaggctcgaggattcgtatagcgtactcctgctcctatttcttatgaaaacaGAActccttcaaggtgggcattcctggaaGAGAATCGGCAGTGAATTAAAATtgatctttgtgttcaaatcctttcATGCCTTGCCCATCCTGATCTTTGTAACCTCCTTGAGTCCTCCCCCCGAACTCTCCACCTCATCCGCCTTGGGCCCACTCTCTGCAATTCGCTCCCTGAATCTCTCCACCTCCCTAAGACCCGTCTTAAGACCCACCTCTTTTGGTCACCTTTCATTGCGCTCccaaggaacatagaaaataggtgcaggattaggccattcggcccttcgagcctgcaccaccattcaataagatcatggctgatcattccctcagtatccctttcctgctttctctccataccctttgatccccttagccgtaagggccatatctaactccctcttgaatatatccaatgaactggcatcaacaactctctgcggtagggaattccacaggttaacaactctctgagtgaagaagtttctcctcatctcagtcctaaatggtctactccttatcctaagactgtgtcccctggttctggacttccccaacatcaggaacattctacccacatctaacctgtcccatcccgtcagaatcttatatgtttctatgagatcccctctcatccttctaaactccaatgtataaaggcccagttgatccagtctctcctcatatatcagtcctgccatcccgggaatcagtctggtgaacctttgctgcactccctcaatagcaagaacgtccttcctcaaattaggagaccaaaactgaacacaatattccaggtgaggcctcaccaaggccctgtacaactgcagtaagacctccctgctcctatactcaaatcccctagctatgaaggccaacataccatttgccttcttcaccgcctgctgtacctgcatgccaactttcaatgactgatgaaccatgacagccaggtctcgttgaacctccccttttcctaatctgccgccattcagataatattctgtctttgcgtttttgcccccaaagtggataacctcacatttatccacattatactgcatctgccatgcatttgcccactcacctaacctgtccaagtcaccctgcagcctcctagcatccccctcacagctcacaccgccacccagtttagtgtcatctgcaaacttggagatattaaactcaattccttcatccaaatcattgatgtatattgtaaagagctggggtcccagcactgagccctgcggcactccactagtcactgcctgccattctgaaaaggacccgtttatcccgtctctctgtttcctgtctgccaactagttctctatccacgtcagtatatgtgctttgattttgcacaccaaactcttgtgtgggaccttgtcaaaagccttttgaaagtccaaatacaccacatcacaggttctcccttgtccactctactagttacatcctcaaaaaattccagaagatttgtcaagcatgatttccccttcataaatccatgctgacttggaccgatcctgtcactgctttccaaatacgttgctatttcatccttaataattgattccaacattttccaaatactgatgtcaggctaaccggtctataattacccgctttctcactccctccttttttaaaaagtggtgttacattagctaccctccagtccataggaactgatccagagtcgatagactgttgaaaaatgatcaccaatgcatccactatttctagggccacttccttaagtactctgggatgcagactatcaggccccgggaatttattggccttcaatcccatcaatttccccaacacaatttcccgcctaataagtatatccttcagttcctccttctctctaaacccttgatcccctagtacttccggaaggttatttgtgtcttctttcatgaagacagacccaaagtatttgttcaattggtctgccatttctttgttccccattataaattcacctgaatccgactgcaagggaccaacctttgtcttcactaatctttttttcttcccatatctatagaagcttttgcagtcagtttttatgtgaagcaccttgggaatttttattttctacgttaaaggcactatataaatgcaagttgttgaatttGAATTTAGACGTTGCGACTTGAAAACTCCAGCTAATGTCTGGCACATTGCCTCAGTGTTAAAGGCCTGAGTGTTTTTATTATTTTATCACCATGCGTACTGCTGTTGTGAGATGTTGGACTGTGGTCGGGATATGTAGTTTAATATGCTCATCTTGCCGTTTGGCTGGACGTTTCGTAACAAAGTCGAATCAGGCCTGAAGTATAAGTGGTTTTAACAGTTTGCCTATCTCACTTTCCGTGTACTGTGACACCAGGATATAAGTAAGCTTTCTTGGGGGTCTAATGAAGGACTAGAGCCATATGCCTCATGAtaggaacagaagaaataggagcaggagtgggccatgcgttccctcgagcctgctccgccattcaatgagatcatggctgatcttcgacctcaactccactttcctgcactagcctcatatcccttgattccctaaatatccacaaatctatcgatctctgtcttgaatatattcaaagactgagcctccacagccctctggggtagagaattccaaagattcaccaccctctaagtgaagaaatttcttctcatctcagtcttaagtggccgaccccatattctaagactgtgacccctggttctcgactcctcagccaaagggaaacatcctccctgcatctaccctgtcaaaccctgtaagaattttgaatgtttcaaagagatcacctctcattcttctaaactctagagaatatgggcctagtctactcagtctctcctcataggacaatccccccatcctgggaatcagtctggtgaaccttcgttgcattccctctatggcaagtatatccttcctttggtaaggagaccaaaaccatgcacagtactccaggtgtggtctcaccagggccctatataattgcaatacgacgtctttactcttatactcaaatcctcttgtactaaaggccaacgtaccatttgctttcttaattgctgtgcctgcatattaactttcagtggttcatgtacaaggaccctttAAGATCCTTTAAATACATCACCGTGGCAACATCCTAGTGTGATTGGCTTGTTAATACCTCTGACCCTGCT
Protein-coding sequences here:
- the cradd gene encoding death domain-containing protein CRADD translates to MPRAPRGAMEEKHRRILRRLRLELAGGLRAERVVQYLYQERVVSLSFVEQVEAEPVSARQTLQLLDHLPSRGARAFAAFAHSLREEFPWLHRRLEEEERAEAEGQEQDPADELLSTIPYHILNSVPTDKQLNLLSSQLGAEWERAVVDLGLKQSDIYRCKMSHQYNVQAQILAAFVLWKQRLGKRATVQSLCDSLISAEADSAVIGDTFWEKH